One window of Mailhella massiliensis genomic DNA carries:
- a CDS encoding NAD(P)/FAD-dependent oxidoreductase: MTDLFSPLSIGPLTLKNRFMMAPMENGMAHKGGCVSERLIRFFRERAEKEAAIIMTGSISISPEGSGLPSQIGIWDNSFLPGLEKLCSAVHDAGGRMGAQLYHAGRQASEAVTGLTPLAPSALPCAVVNSHPREVSEKDMDELEQKFILGARRAMAAGFDLIEVHFAHGYLLHSFLSPHSNKRTDAFGGSLENRCRFPMRVLRSLLREASDRVPVTIRISAEEFLEDGLHFEEVRTICRMAEEAGISAVSLSAGSYDALQWSIQPMFVKRGFLLPYAQELKQNLHVPVIVAGRLNSAALVRDIVTSGKADMVAIGRGLLADEDFILKMKDGRDEEIRYCVACNQGCADGIMSGRAAECLVNARCSFEAERNVEKSPRPGRVVIIGGGPAGMECARVAALRGHAVTLCDPDPASGGKLGIVAAPPEKASFLLYREYLHGQMKKLGVQIVSERILTPGDVQKYSPDHVVLATGARQSLPPIPGVNLPLVVMAEDVLAGSVRTGEKVVIIGGGLVGVETALFLAEKGRQVSILEMAGAIARDCGATFIGHIREELERCHVQVCTGAAISAIESCGVISHGETYPADTVIIAAGYRSDQSLLEPLQKTFGHVHVIGDAQAPRRIQDATREGFLCACAL; this comes from the coding sequence ATGACTGACCTTTTCTCCCCCCTAAGCATCGGACCCCTTACTCTGAAAAACCGCTTCATGATGGCTCCCATGGAAAACGGAATGGCCCACAAAGGCGGCTGCGTCAGCGAACGCCTCATCCGCTTTTTCCGGGAACGGGCGGAAAAGGAGGCCGCCATCATCATGACCGGTTCCATCTCCATCTCACCCGAAGGATCGGGACTCCCCTCCCAGATAGGCATCTGGGACAATAGCTTTCTCCCCGGTCTGGAAAAGCTCTGCAGCGCCGTTCATGACGCGGGCGGCCGCATGGGAGCACAGCTTTACCATGCGGGCAGACAGGCTTCCGAGGCCGTAACCGGGCTTACTCCTCTCGCGCCTTCCGCCCTGCCCTGCGCCGTGGTGAACAGCCACCCGAGGGAAGTCTCGGAAAAGGACATGGATGAACTGGAGCAGAAATTCATTCTCGGCGCGCGGCGGGCCATGGCGGCGGGGTTTGACCTCATCGAAGTTCATTTCGCCCACGGCTACCTGCTGCACAGCTTTCTTTCCCCCCACAGCAACAAAAGAACCGACGCCTTCGGCGGATCACTGGAAAACCGCTGCCGTTTTCCCATGCGCGTGCTTCGTTCCCTTCTTAGGGAAGCTTCGGACCGCGTGCCCGTCACCATACGCATCTCGGCCGAGGAATTTCTGGAAGACGGCCTGCATTTCGAGGAAGTCCGGACCATCTGCCGAATGGCGGAAGAAGCGGGCATAAGCGCCGTCAGCCTTTCCGCCGGCAGCTACGACGCCCTGCAATGGAGCATACAGCCCATGTTCGTCAAAAGGGGCTTTCTCCTTCCCTACGCGCAGGAGCTGAAACAGAACCTGCATGTGCCCGTCATCGTCGCCGGAAGGCTGAACAGCGCCGCCCTCGTCAGAGACATCGTCACCTCGGGCAAGGCCGATATGGTGGCCATCGGCAGAGGGCTTCTGGCCGATGAGGATTTCATCCTGAAAATGAAGGACGGCCGTGATGAAGAAATCCGCTACTGCGTCGCCTGCAATCAGGGCTGCGCGGACGGCATCATGTCCGGCAGGGCGGCGGAATGCCTGGTCAACGCCCGATGTTCCTTTGAAGCGGAACGCAACGTGGAAAAAAGCCCCCGTCCGGGACGCGTCGTGATCATCGGCGGCGGTCCCGCCGGCATGGAATGCGCCCGGGTCGCAGCTCTGCGCGGCCATGCCGTCACCTTGTGCGATCCCGATCCCGCCTCCGGCGGAAAGCTCGGCATTGTTGCGGCCCCGCCGGAAAAGGCTTCCTTTCTTCTGTATCGTGAATACCTGCATGGCCAGATGAAAAAGCTGGGCGTGCAGATCGTGTCCGAACGCATACTCACGCCCGGGGACGTTCAGAAGTACAGCCCCGACCACGTCGTGCTTGCCACCGGCGCGCGGCAGAGCCTGCCCCCCATTCCGGGCGTGAATCTGCCCCTGGTGGTGATGGCGGAAGACGTGTTGGCAGGCAGCGTCCGTACCGGAGAAAAAGTCGTCATCATCGGCGGCGGACTCGTCGGTGTGGAAACGGCGCTCTTTCTTGCGGAAAAAGGCCGTCAGGTCTCCATTCTCGAAATGGCCGGGGCCATCGCCCGCGACTGCGGAGCCACCTTCATCGGCCATATCAGGGAAGAGCTCGAACGCTGTCATGTGCAGGTCTGCACGGGCGCCGCCATCTCCGCCATCGAATCCTGCGGCGTCATCAGCCACGGCGAAACATACCCTGCCGATACGGTGATCATCGCGGCGGGATATCGCTCCGACCAGTCTCTGCTTGAACCCCTTCAGAAAACCTTCGGTCATGTCCATGTCATAGGCGACGCTCAGGCTCCCCGCAGGATACAGGATGCCACGCGCGAAGGATTCCTGTGCGCCTGCGCCCTCTGA
- the lepB gene encoding signal peptidase I, with product MIREYGEALLTAVILAVIIRTFVLQAYTIPSGSMLQTVQIGDYVLVNKFVYGVKIPFTDKYLFRGSDPQIGDIIVFKYPKDPDTDFIKRVVGLPGDVVEMRNKQFYRNGEPVKEDYIQQLYPNVIGRLDNVGPFTVPEDSYFVMGDNRDNSDDSRDWGPVPRSYIHGKAWRIYWSWDANTHTPRLGRLGKLVQ from the coding sequence ATGATCCGCGAGTATGGCGAAGCGCTGCTCACCGCGGTGATTCTGGCGGTCATCATCCGTACTTTCGTTCTTCAGGCCTATACCATTCCCTCCGGTTCCATGCTTCAGACCGTACAGATCGGCGACTATGTGCTGGTCAACAAGTTCGTGTACGGGGTGAAGATTCCCTTCACCGACAAGTATCTTTTCCGCGGGAGCGATCCTCAGATCGGGGACATCATCGTGTTCAAGTATCCCAAGGACCCGGATACCGACTTCATCAAGCGCGTGGTGGGCCTTCCCGGCGACGTGGTGGAAATGCGCAACAAGCAGTTCTACAGAAACGGCGAGCCGGTAAAGGAAGACTACATCCAGCAGCTTTATCCCAACGTCATCGGCAGACTCGACAACGTGGGGCCCTTCACCGTGCCGGAGGACAGCTACTTCGTCATGGGCGACAACCGCGATAATTCCGACGACTCCCGCGACTGGGGCCCCGTGCCGCGTTCCTACATTCACGGCAAGGCCTGGCGCATCTACTGGTCGTGGGATGCCAACACCCATACGCCGCGCCTCGGCCGTCTGGGCAAACTCGTTCAGTAG
- the recR gene encoding recombination mediator RecR produces the protein MQRIPEPLKNLVDQLARLPGFGPKSAMRAAMTLLKWPETEVRRLGKGVYELRDTLHLCSRCGGLSDSDPCPICADKERDESELCLVAEWDSMLTMEEGNFYRGYYMILGGLLAPLDHSPAEMLEMERLRSRLAEGRVKELILALGATAEAEATATYVKDQVNARFPDVRVTRLAQGIPLGAEVKYMDRETLRQSLRYRQAL, from the coding sequence GTGCAGCGTATTCCCGAACCTTTGAAGAATCTTGTGGACCAGCTCGCCCGTCTCCCCGGATTCGGGCCGAAGTCCGCCATGCGCGCAGCCATGACGCTGCTCAAGTGGCCCGAGACGGAAGTGCGCAGACTGGGCAAGGGCGTGTACGAGCTGCGCGACACGCTGCATCTGTGCAGCCGTTGCGGCGGCCTTTCGGATTCCGATCCCTGCCCCATCTGCGCGGACAAGGAGCGTGACGAAAGCGAACTCTGCCTTGTGGCGGAGTGGGACAGTATGCTCACCATGGAAGAGGGCAACTTCTACCGGGGCTATTACATGATTCTGGGCGGCCTTTTGGCGCCGCTGGATCACAGCCCCGCGGAAATGCTGGAAATGGAGCGCCTGCGCTCCCGGCTTGCCGAAGGCAGGGTGAAGGAGCTCATTCTTGCCCTGGGGGCCACGGCGGAAGCCGAGGCCACGGCCACCTACGTCAAGGATCAGGTGAACGCCCGCTTTCCCGACGTGCGCGTCACCCGTCTCGCCCAGGGCATCCCGCTGGGGGCGGAAGTAAAATACATGGACAGGGAAACCCTGCGCCAGTCCCTGCGCTACCGTCAGGCCCTGTAG
- a CDS encoding dual CXXC motif small (seleno)protein: MAFYFAPREARTTLLCPECGAPLDIRRTCHEAYMQCSSCRRTFKINQFISQMDEVMEEFLERLYADRV; encoded by the coding sequence ATGGCCTTTTATTTTGCGCCGCGTGAGGCGAGAACCACCCTTTTGTGCCCGGAATGCGGAGCGCCGCTGGATATACGCCGTACCTGCCATGAGGCGTACATGCAGTGTTCCTCCTGCCGCCGCACCTTCAAGATCAATCAGTTCATCAGCCAGATGGACGAGGTGATGGAAGAATTCCTCGAACGGCTGTACGCGGATCGCGTGTAG
- a CDS encoding LTA synthase family protein yields MSFRRHVFAAFQPMVDIALFILVNTALFFAARLALLYFLLPDITEKGHIPHALYIGLKFDARMAVFMTLPLAFCLLWPRLERAVSREGSSLPRKVLCLLTGIMAAGAMLIHIFDFGFFFYLHQHIDMGAKVFLEDPSESVRMVWQSYPVVLITAAFAACVALYVWLFSAFLRSHAPFPIRPKTGGEGCSRKWRAFITVSSLVMLFIVGYGQISSNFFPLRWSNAYFSSDKNIAILAVNPIQNLFDTRNFGKAIPPNEEATREAWPRMAAYLRVPEGEPPLTYLRHFPGRQMEKRPNIVIIIMESLCWERTSLAPSMPASLGKDIDPTPFLKELAAKSLYFPNFYSPTRTTARAVFTTISGVPDVNHSGGTTSRNPRLVDQSTVFNEFQGYEKYYMIGGNANWANIRGLLQHNVEDLHLLEESAWEAPNTDVWGVSDIAMFREAVGVLDRSPRPFIAVMQSASFHRPYTIPDDNEGYVSPPDPPAEALAWYGYESAEEYRSLHLSDHALRRFFEKASKQPWFNDTIFAVFGDHGLNNNSTNITPAVRACNLQAWHIPLLIYAPGGQVAPGVNPAPHIQPDVLPTMASLAGLDYYTNTLGRNLLDPENDRDAVVFISDSDHTRYLLEQGYVYAIRPKGDAMYLLDEQTPDGNPRDLRSEEPQRAAAMRQKLMDFYYTSQYLLHNNGKEHIQAARLAATNRAER; encoded by the coding sequence ATGAGTTTCCGCCGTCATGTTTTTGCGGCGTTTCAGCCCATGGTGGACATCGCCCTGTTCATTCTGGTGAACACGGCGCTGTTTTTCGCCGCAAGGCTTGCGCTTTTGTATTTTCTTCTGCCCGACATCACCGAAAAAGGGCATATCCCCCACGCGCTGTACATAGGGCTCAAGTTCGATGCCCGCATGGCCGTGTTCATGACCCTGCCGCTGGCCTTCTGCCTGCTCTGGCCGAGGCTGGAAAGAGCCGTTTCGCGAGAAGGTTCCTCCCTGCCGCGCAAAGTGCTGTGCCTGCTGACGGGGATCATGGCCGCCGGGGCCATGCTCATTCATATTTTCGACTTCGGTTTCTTCTTCTATCTTCATCAGCATATCGACATGGGGGCGAAAGTCTTTCTGGAAGACCCGTCGGAATCCGTGCGCATGGTATGGCAGAGTTACCCCGTGGTGCTCATCACCGCGGCCTTTGCCGCCTGCGTTGCCTTGTATGTATGGCTTTTTTCGGCCTTTCTGCGTTCCCATGCCCCCTTCCCCATCCGTCCGAAAACGGGCGGCGAAGGGTGCAGCCGCAAGTGGCGCGCCTTCATCACGGTTTCTTCCCTCGTCATGCTCTTCATCGTGGGGTACGGGCAGATAAGCTCCAATTTCTTCCCCCTGCGCTGGAGCAACGCCTACTTCAGTTCCGACAAGAACATCGCGATCCTGGCCGTGAATCCCATCCAGAACCTGTTCGACACGCGCAACTTCGGCAAGGCCATTCCTCCGAACGAGGAGGCCACGCGGGAAGCCTGGCCCCGCATGGCCGCGTATCTGCGCGTGCCGGAAGGGGAGCCTCCGCTGACGTATCTGCGCCACTTCCCCGGCAGGCAGATGGAAAAGCGCCCCAATATCGTGATCATCATCATGGAATCGCTCTGCTGGGAGCGCACCTCTCTTGCGCCCTCCATGCCCGCATCTCTGGGAAAGGACATCGATCCTACGCCCTTCCTCAAGGAACTTGCGGCAAAGAGCCTGTACTTCCCCAACTTCTATTCGCCCACGCGGACCACGGCCCGCGCGGTGTTCACCACCATAAGCGGCGTGCCGGACGTGAACCACTCCGGCGGCACCACCTCGCGCAATCCCCGGCTTGTGGATCAGTCCACCGTGTTCAATGAGTTCCAGGGCTACGAGAAATACTACATGATAGGCGGCAACGCCAACTGGGCCAACATCCGCGGACTGCTCCAGCACAATGTGGAAGATCTGCACCTTCTGGAGGAATCGGCCTGGGAGGCACCCAACACCGACGTGTGGGGCGTTTCCGACATCGCCATGTTCCGTGAGGCCGTGGGCGTGCTCGACAGAAGTCCCAGGCCCTTCATCGCCGTGATGCAGTCCGCCTCCTTCCACAGGCCCTACACCATACCGGACGACAACGAAGGCTATGTTTCCCCGCCCGATCCTCCGGCCGAGGCTCTTGCCTGGTACGGCTATGAAAGCGCGGAGGAATACCGCTCCCTTCACCTTTCCGACCATGCGCTGCGCCGTTTCTTTGAAAAGGCGTCGAAACAGCCCTGGTTCAACGACACCATCTTCGCCGTTTTCGGCGATCACGGCCTGAACAACAATTCCACCAACATCACTCCCGCCGTGCGCGCCTGCAACCTTCAGGCGTGGCATATTCCGCTGCTCATCTATGCCCCCGGCGGGCAGGTGGCTCCGGGGGTGAACCCTGCGCCGCATATTCAGCCGGACGTTCTGCCCACCATGGCTTCTCTCGCGGGGCTGGACTACTACACCAATACCCTGGGCAGGAACCTGCTCGACCCGGAAAACGACAGGGATGCCGTGGTCTTCATCAGCGACAGCGACCATACCCGTTACCTTCTGGAACAGGGCTATGTGTATGCCATCCGTCCCAAGGGAGACGCCATGTATCTTCTGGACGAGCAGACGCCCGACGGCAATCCCCGCGACCTCAGAAGCGAGGAGCCGCAAAGGGCGGCGGCCATGCGGCAGAAGCTCATGGATTTCTACTATACCTCGCAGTATCTGCTGCACAACAACGGCAAGGAGCATATTCAGGCTGCCCGTCTTGCCGCAACGAACAGGGCGGAACGCTGA
- the rnhA gene encoding ribonuclease HI: MSMKTVTIHTDGSCLGNPGPGGWAAVLSCEGAQGTVRREMCGGFARTTNNRMEILAVLEALGALKQPCLVELYTDSQYVAKAIRDHWLDNWQRNNWLTSAKKPVKNQDLWKRMPELLARHEVRFHWLKGHAGHAENERCDELARGEASRTNLPEDAGFEP, from the coding sequence CTGAGCATGAAGACGGTGACCATCCATACCGACGGTTCCTGCCTCGGCAACCCCGGACCGGGGGGCTGGGCGGCGGTGCTTTCCTGCGAAGGGGCTCAGGGCACGGTGCGGCGGGAAATGTGCGGCGGCTTTGCCCGCACGACGAACAACCGCATGGAGATACTGGCCGTGCTGGAAGCTCTCGGAGCGCTGAAGCAGCCGTGCCTTGTGGAGCTTTATACCGACTCGCAGTATGTGGCCAAAGCCATACGCGATCACTGGCTGGACAACTGGCAGCGCAACAACTGGCTTACCTCGGCGAAGAAGCCGGTGAAGAACCAGGATTTGTGGAAACGCATGCCTGAGCTTCTGGCAAGGCACGAGGTGCGCTTTCACTGGCTCAAGGGACATGCCGGTCATGCGGAAAACGAACGCTGCGATGAACTGGCCCGCGGCGAAGCCTCCCGGACGAATCTTCCCGAGGATGCGGGCTTTGAACCGTAG
- the prmC gene encoding peptide chain release factor N(5)-glutamine methyltransferase has translation MTRREWKIRATARLAGSEAPALVAGMLLCHVLGIDKVAFVAHGEEEIPSRDEDTLESLLARRLAGEPVAYILGKREFYGRDFLVNRHTLIPRPETEHLVEAALDFFRGQEQIRFLDLGTGSGCIAVTLAAERPLWRGTAVDVSPLALETAKSNAERLGAAERMTFLYADFTKPLPLEAQSFDLVVSNPPYISEEEYAALDAGVRNFEPRSALVPGPEGLEHPRAVEAAARALLKEGGLFLMEHGHLQGEACRALCPDAYWKDVRTGRDLAGKDRFLFAVRRLCV, from the coding sequence ATGACCAGGCGTGAATGGAAAATACGGGCGACCGCGCGCCTTGCCGGAAGCGAGGCCCCGGCCCTTGTGGCGGGAATGCTCCTGTGTCATGTGCTCGGCATAGACAAAGTGGCGTTCGTGGCCCACGGAGAGGAAGAGATTCCCTCCCGGGATGAAGATACGCTTGAGTCTCTTCTGGCACGGCGTCTTGCCGGTGAACCCGTGGCCTATATTCTCGGGAAAAGAGAGTTCTACGGCCGGGATTTTCTGGTGAACCGGCACACGCTCATTCCCCGTCCTGAAACGGAGCATCTTGTGGAGGCGGCGCTGGATTTCTTCCGGGGACAGGAACAGATACGTTTTCTCGATCTCGGTACGGGCAGCGGCTGCATCGCCGTGACGCTCGCCGCGGAACGGCCCCTCTGGCGAGGTACGGCCGTGGATGTTTCCCCGCTCGCGCTGGAAACGGCGAAGTCCAACGCCGAACGCCTCGGCGCAGCGGAGCGCATGACCTTTCTGTATGCCGATTTCACCAAGCCTCTGCCCCTGGAAGCACAGAGCTTCGACCTGGTGGTCAGCAATCCTCCGTACATAAGCGAAGAAGAATACGCCGCGCTGGATGCGGGCGTAAGGAATTTCGAACCGCGTTCCGCGCTGGTTCCCGGCCCCGAGGGGCTGGAGCATCCCCGCGCGGTGGAAGCGGCGGCACGCGCCCTGCTGAAGGAAGGCGGCCTGTTTCTCATGGAGCACGGCCATCTTCAGGGCGAAGCGTGCCGGGCGTTGTGCCCGGACGCATACTGGAAGGATGTGCGCACGGGGCGCGACCTCGCAGGAAAGGACCGCTTCCTTTTCGCGGTGCGGCGTCTTTGCGTATAA
- the lpxC gene encoding UDP-3-O-acyl-N-acetylglucosamine deacetylase, protein MPQITLGKAVGCKGVSLHSGREVGMEFRPAPENAGIVFHIHAEDGVHLLSPRPEAVSTTELATTISDGQAHVSTIEHVLAALSGLAVDNVEVHVAGGEVPILDGSARQVVEALRSAGFTTQNAPRRVARVMRECRLEKDGRSIVARPFEGFHVDYTIRFPHPAIGEQRFALDVTPESFASEIAPARTFGFLKEVEYLHSRGLARGGSLDNVVVVGDEGVLNREGLRFPDEFVRHKLLDFIGDMAMLGCPLLGSFTVACSGHGHNNAFLRMLAGEEGFLEYGNR, encoded by the coding sequence ATGCCTCAGATCACTCTTGGCAAGGCTGTCGGCTGCAAGGGTGTTTCTCTCCATTCCGGCCGTGAGGTCGGCATGGAGTTTCGGCCCGCGCCGGAGAATGCCGGCATTGTTTTCCATATTCATGCCGAGGATGGCGTGCACCTGCTTTCGCCGCGCCCGGAAGCGGTGAGCACCACGGAACTTGCCACCACCATCAGCGACGGGCAGGCGCATGTTTCCACCATCGAACATGTGCTCGCCGCGCTCTCCGGCCTTGCCGTGGACAATGTGGAAGTGCATGTCGCCGGCGGGGAGGTGCCCATTCTCGACGGCTCCGCCCGGCAGGTGGTGGAAGCTTTGCGCAGCGCCGGGTTTACGACGCAGAACGCGCCGCGCCGTGTGGCCCGCGTCATGCGCGAGTGCCGTCTGGAAAAGGACGGGCGTTCCATCGTTGCGCGGCCCTTCGAGGGCTTTCATGTGGATTACACCATACGTTTCCCGCATCCGGCCATCGGTGAACAGCGCTTTGCGCTGGACGTCACGCCGGAAAGCTTCGCTTCCGAAATCGCACCTGCGCGTACCTTCGGCTTTCTGAAGGAAGTGGAGTATCTGCACAGCCGGGGTCTTGCCCGCGGCGGTTCTCTCGACAACGTGGTCGTGGTGGGCGATGAAGGCGTGCTGAACAGGGAGGGCCTGCGTTTTCCCGATGAATTCGTGCGGCACAAGCTTCTGGATTTCATCGGCGATATGGCCATGCTGGGCTGTCCGCTTCTGGGTTCCTTTACGGTTGCCTGTTCCGGTCACGGCCACAACAACGCTTTTCTGCGTATGCTGGCAGGTGAGGAAGGGTTTCTGGAATACGGAAACCGATAA
- a CDS encoding SDR family oxidoreductase — MKDIMLLTGAGQIGLAMARRMGSGKTIVVADNNADHARRAAHLLCEAGFDAVAQETDISSRDSILKLLETAQKLGDITLFINAAGVSPSQASIETILAVDLYGTAVLLEETGKVIAPRGAGVTISSQSGHRLPALGAEADEALALTPAEKLLELDLLRPENIRDSLHAYQLAKRCNVKRVMAEAVKWGEKGARINSISPGIIVTPLALDEFRGPRGDFYRDMFARCPAGRPGTADEVAHVAELLLSEKGAFITGADILADGGATASWFYGTLRPENRPLSGKA, encoded by the coding sequence ATGAAAGACATCATGTTGCTTACGGGTGCGGGACAGATTGGTCTGGCCATGGCCAGACGCATGGGCAGCGGCAAAACCATCGTCGTTGCCGACAACAATGCCGATCATGCCCGAAGAGCCGCACATCTTCTGTGCGAGGCGGGCTTCGATGCCGTTGCACAGGAAACGGACATCTCCTCCCGCGATTCCATTTTGAAGCTTCTGGAAACTGCGCAGAAACTCGGAGACATCACTCTCTTCATCAACGCCGCGGGCGTTTCCCCCAGTCAGGCATCCATAGAAACCATACTTGCCGTGGATCTCTACGGCACAGCCGTGCTGCTTGAGGAAACGGGCAAGGTCATTGCTCCCCGGGGCGCCGGCGTAACCATATCCAGCCAGTCCGGGCACAGACTTCCGGCTCTTGGTGCGGAAGCGGATGAAGCGCTGGCTCTTACCCCGGCGGAAAAACTGCTTGAACTCGACCTTCTTCGCCCGGAAAACATCCGCGACAGCCTGCACGCCTACCAGCTCGCCAAACGCTGCAACGTCAAGAGAGTCATGGCGGAAGCGGTGAAATGGGGAGAAAAAGGGGCGCGCATCAACTCCATATCCCCCGGCATCATCGTCACCCCTCTGGCACTGGATGAGTTCCGAGGACCGCGCGGCGACTTCTACAGGGACATGTTCGCCCGCTGTCCCGCCGGGCGTCCCGGTACGGCGGACGAAGTCGCCCATGTCGCCGAGCTTCTCCTGAGCGAAAAGGGGGCCTTCATCACCGGTGCGGATATTCTTGCCGACGGCGGGGCCACGGCCTCCTGGTTCTACGGCACTCTGAGACCGGAAAACCGGCCTCTTTCCGGCAAAGCCTGA
- a CDS encoding MFS transporter: MALFTGLPASKKHVLLFMAMLNFGSTVAMQGWTMLYNNFVVNCAGLTPAESGLVQGLREIPGLLGVTLIFFLFFMKEHKLAALSVMAAGLGTMLTGFFPSFVPIIFTSMLMSFGFHYFEAMNNSLAIQHFDLRQTPIVMGRLRGLVAGGSLMISVFVFLFSEKLDFVWLFFVPGAVGLLLGFFALVHPLMGSRAPEQRKRMLPQKRYWLFYVLNLLMGGRRIVFSVFAVFLMVEQFGFSVRSVSLMFMFNYTVNWLFNPMVGKIINRLGERRLMTIEYVSAFVIFMGYALTRSEYLIVLLYVFDSLTFNFSIAVRTFFQKIAFPEDAAPNMAIAQTINHIPAVTIPAVGGWMWLSWGYQSVFFFGAGLTVISLLLAQLVDREIRLKNMQAGKAA, from the coding sequence ATGGCGCTTTTCACAGGTCTTCCCGCATCCAAGAAACATGTTCTGCTTTTCATGGCCATGCTCAATTTCGGCTCTACCGTGGCCATGCAGGGCTGGACCATGCTGTACAACAACTTCGTGGTGAACTGCGCCGGGCTTACTCCCGCAGAGAGCGGCCTTGTACAGGGCCTGCGCGAGATTCCCGGCCTTCTGGGCGTCACCCTCATCTTCTTTCTGTTTTTCATGAAGGAACACAAGCTGGCCGCGCTTTCCGTCATGGCGGCGGGGCTGGGCACCATGCTTACCGGATTCTTCCCCTCCTTTGTGCCCATCATCTTCACCAGTATGCTCATGTCCTTCGGGTTTCATTACTTTGAGGCCATGAACAATTCTCTGGCCATACAGCATTTCGATCTCAGGCAGACCCCCATCGTCATGGGGCGTCTGCGCGGACTGGTGGCGGGCGGAAGTCTCATGATTTCCGTGTTCGTGTTTCTTTTTTCCGAAAAGCTGGATTTCGTCTGGCTGTTCTTCGTTCCCGGGGCCGTGGGACTTCTGCTCGGTTTCTTTGCGCTGGTACACCCGCTCATGGGCAGCCGGGCGCCGGAGCAGCGCAAAAGAATGCTGCCCCAGAAGCGCTACTGGCTTTTCTATGTGCTCAATCTGCTCATGGGCGGCCGCCGCATCGTGTTTTCCGTGTTCGCGGTGTTCCTCATGGTGGAACAGTTCGGTTTTTCCGTACGCAGCGTGTCGCTCATGTTCATGTTCAACTATACGGTGAACTGGCTATTCAATCCCATGGTGGGGAAAATCATCAACAGGCTCGGCGAACGCCGTCTCATGACCATCGAGTATGTTTCGGCCTTCGTCATTTTCATGGGGTATGCGCTGACCAGGAGCGAATACCTTATCGTGCTTCTGTATGTGTTCGACAGCCTCACCTTCAATTTTTCCATAGCGGTGCGGACCTTCTTCCAGAAGATAGCCTTTCCTGAGGACGCCGCGCCCAATATGGCCATAGCGCAGACCATCAACCATATTCCCGCCGTGACCATTCCCGCCGTGGGCGGCTGGATGTGGCTGAGCTGGGGGTATCAGTCCGTGTTCTTTTTCGGCGCCGGGCTGACCGTGATTTCCCTGCTGCTGGCGCAGCTGGTGGACAGGGAAATACGCCTGAAGAACATGCAGGCCGGAAAGGCGGCCTGA